Proteins found in one Afipia sp. P52-10 genomic segment:
- a CDS encoding efflux RND transporter permease subunit gives MSRFFIDRPVFASVISIIIVIAGLVAMRVLPIEQYPEIVPPEVTVSATYPGASAESIASTVAAPLEQNINGVEKMLYMKSTSTGSGTLTITVTFAIGTDPDQATINVNNRVQRAMPLLPQEVQRLGVQVQKRSSSILEVIAMSSPGGRYDTIFVSNYALINVIDELRRTPGVGDAVLFGAADYSMRVWLRPDKLAQYNLTPSDIATAIREQNNQFSAGRFGEEPQKDKTAFTYSVSTQSRYSDPKEFENIILRSDEFGGALRIKDVARVELGARDYSLDATYNGRPAVPIGIFLQPGANAIQVTKNVNATMERLAQRFPEDLRYDIPFNTTRFVEVSIEEVVMTFIEAIILVVLVIFLFLQNVRATIIPILALPVSILGTFAGMYALGFSINLLTLFGLVLAIGIVVDDAIVVLENIERIMRTEKLPARQAAIKAMEQVSGPIVAIVLTLCAVFIPVSFLGGLAGQLYRQFAVTISVSVVISGIVALTLTPALGAIFLQSDHKEPIAPFRVFNRGFDWITARFTEIVGYFLRHTVQSLAIVAVMLGLTTFMFLRVPGGLLPDEDQGYNLLVTMLPPAASLERAKNVQDTIIQGVQKNPAVQNIFSMAGFDVLSFAQKTNAGVAFVTLKDWAERKDPAQDARRTAPAFGALNMTFRDGMMFGINPPPIQGISMTGGFEFYLQDRSGGTLDGLAQAANKVVAAAAQRPELRGVQSLFSTAVPQYRTTVDRDKAKMLGVPMNAIFDTMQSAFGSLYVNDFTLYGRTFRVNLSSEADFRRSPDDMRYLYVRSETGALVPLDALVTATRIIGPDTVDRFNIFPAAKIMGNPAPGYSSGQALEAIQEVVKKELPPEYTIGWTGSAYQEISTAGTGYQGFLFGLVMVFLILAAQYERWSLPLAVLTAVPFALFGAIGAIYVRGIENDLYFQIGLITLIGLAAKNAILIVEFAAERHREGLSLFDSAIEAARLRFRPIIMTSLCFILGVMPLAISTGAGSAARHSIGTGVIGGMIAATAFAIIFVPLFFRLVTRSAESIDERKAKGGHHTAATPAE, from the coding sequence ATCTCGCGCTTCTTCATCGATCGTCCGGTCTTCGCGTCGGTCATCTCGATCATCATCGTCATCGCCGGTCTCGTGGCGATGCGCGTGCTGCCGATCGAGCAGTATCCGGAAATCGTGCCGCCGGAAGTGACGGTCAGCGCCACCTACCCCGGCGCCTCCGCCGAAAGCATCGCCTCGACCGTCGCGGCTCCCTTGGAGCAGAACATCAACGGCGTCGAGAAGATGCTGTACATGAAGTCGACCTCGACCGGCTCGGGCACGCTGACGATCACCGTGACGTTCGCGATCGGCACCGATCCGGACCAGGCGACCATCAACGTCAACAACCGCGTGCAGCGGGCGATGCCGCTGTTGCCGCAGGAGGTGCAGCGGCTCGGCGTGCAGGTGCAGAAGCGCTCGTCGTCGATCCTGGAAGTGATTGCGATGTCGTCGCCGGGCGGCCGTTACGACACGATCTTCGTGTCGAACTACGCGCTGATCAACGTCATCGACGAACTGCGCCGCACGCCGGGCGTCGGCGACGCCGTGCTGTTCGGCGCGGCCGACTACTCGATGCGCGTCTGGCTCCGTCCCGACAAGCTCGCCCAGTACAACCTGACCCCGAGCGACATCGCCACCGCGATCCGCGAGCAGAACAACCAGTTCTCGGCCGGCCGGTTCGGCGAGGAGCCGCAGAAGGACAAGACCGCGTTCACCTATTCGGTCTCGACCCAAAGCCGCTACTCCGACCCGAAGGAGTTCGAGAACATCATTCTGCGCAGCGACGAATTCGGCGGTGCGCTGCGCATCAAGGACGTCGCCCGGGTCGAGCTCGGCGCCCGCGACTATTCGCTGGACGCGACCTACAACGGCCGGCCGGCGGTGCCGATCGGCATCTTCCTGCAGCCCGGCGCCAACGCCATCCAGGTCACCAAGAACGTCAACGCGACCATGGAGCGGCTGGCCCAGCGCTTCCCCGAGGACCTGCGCTACGACATCCCGTTCAACACCACGCGCTTCGTCGAGGTGTCGATCGAGGAAGTGGTCATGACCTTCATCGAGGCGATCATCCTGGTCGTGCTGGTGATCTTCCTGTTCCTGCAGAACGTGCGCGCGACAATCATCCCGATCCTGGCGCTGCCGGTGTCGATCCTCGGCACGTTCGCCGGCATGTATGCGCTCGGCTTCTCGATCAACCTGCTGACGCTGTTCGGCCTGGTGCTGGCGATCGGTATCGTCGTCGACGACGCCATCGTCGTGTTGGAGAACATCGAGCGCATCATGCGCACCGAGAAGCTCCCTGCCCGTCAGGCCGCGATCAAGGCGATGGAGCAGGTGTCCGGCCCGATCGTCGCGATCGTGCTGACGCTTTGCGCGGTGTTCATTCCGGTGTCGTTCCTCGGCGGCCTCGCCGGCCAGCTCTACCGCCAGTTCGCGGTGACGATCTCGGTGTCGGTGGTGATCTCCGGCATCGTCGCGCTGACGCTGACGCCGGCGCTCGGCGCGATCTTCCTGCAGTCCGACCACAAGGAGCCGATCGCTCCGTTCCGCGTGTTCAACCGCGGCTTCGACTGGATCACCGCGCGCTTCACCGAGATCGTCGGTTACTTCCTGCGGCACACCGTGCAGTCGCTGGCGATCGTCGCGGTCATGCTCGGGCTGACCACGTTCATGTTCCTGCGCGTGCCGGGCGGCCTGCTGCCGGACGAGGACCAGGGCTACAACCTGCTGGTGACGATGCTGCCGCCGGCCGCCTCGCTCGAGCGCGCCAAGAACGTGCAGGACACGATCATCCAGGGCGTGCAGAAGAACCCCGCGGTGCAGAACATCTTCTCGATGGCGGGCTTCGACGTGCTGTCGTTCGCGCAGAAGACCAACGCCGGCGTCGCCTTCGTGACGCTGAAGGACTGGGCCGAGCGCAAGGACCCGGCGCAGGACGCACGGCGCACGGCTCCCGCATTCGGCGCGCTGAACATGACGTTCCGCGACGGCATGATGTTCGGCATCAACCCGCCGCCGATCCAGGGCATCAGCATGACTGGCGGCTTCGAGTTCTACCTGCAGGACCGGTCCGGCGGCACCCTCGATGGCCTCGCGCAGGCGGCCAACAAGGTGGTCGCAGCCGCAGCGCAGCGGCCCGAGCTGCGCGGCGTGCAGTCGCTGTTCTCGACCGCCGTGCCGCAGTACCGGACCACGGTGGACCGCGACAAGGCGAAGATGCTCGGCGTGCCGATGAACGCGATCTTCGACACGATGCAGAGCGCGTTCGGCAGCCTGTACGTCAACGACTTCACCCTGTACGGGCGCACCTTCCGCGTGAACCTGTCGTCGGAGGCCGACTTCCGCCGCTCGCCGGACGACATGCGCTACCTGTATGTGCGCTCCGAAACCGGCGCGCTGGTGCCGCTCGACGCGCTGGTCACCGCCACGCGCATCATCGGCCCGGACACGGTGGACCGCTTCAACATCTTCCCGGCCGCGAAGATCATGGGCAACCCGGCGCCCGGCTATTCGTCCGGACAGGCGCTGGAGGCGATCCAGGAGGTGGTGAAGAAGGAGCTGCCGCCGGAATACACCATCGGCTGGACCGGCTCGGCCTATCAGGAGATCTCCACCGCAGGCACCGGCTATCAGGGCTTCCTGTTCGGTCTCGTGATGGTGTTCCTGATCCTCGCCGCCCAGTACGAACGCTGGTCGCTGCCGCTCGCCGTGCTGACGGCCGTGCCGTTCGCCCTGTTCGGCGCGATCGGCGCGATCTATGTGCGCGGCATCGAGAACGACCTGTACTTCCAGATCGGCCTGATCACGCTGATCGGTCTCGCCGCCAAGAACGCGATTCTGATCGTCGAGTTCGCGGCCGAACGCCACCGCGAAGGTCTGTCGCTGTTCGATTCGGCGATCGAGGCGGCGCGGCTGCGCTTCCGCCCGATCATCATGACGTCGCTCTGCTTCATCCTCGGCGTGATGCCGCTGGCGATCTCGACCGGCGCGGGCTCGGCGGCGCGGCACTCGATCGGCACCGGCGTCATCGGCGGCATGATCGCGGCGACCGCGTTCGCGATCATCTTCGTGCCGCTGTTCTTCCGCCTGGTCACGCGCTCGGCGGAATCGATCGACGAGCGCAAGGCCAAGGGCGGCCATCACACCGCGGCGACACCGGCCGAATAA
- a CDS encoding rhomboid family intramembrane serine protease: protein MFIVSLRRTGNASQRRKPAYATWTLIALTIAVYLLQASLGDNEASELMLRFGVTPEIVNGGERPYGGFPVWLTPLTALFLHGSWDHLTGNMLYLWMFGDDVEDALGPLRFVLLYLLSGICGAIGYVVLDGGATLPLLGASGCVAGVVAAYLMLKPCEGVHLALPRFDVHLSTSWAVGSWGLLQLFQVLWHREDEAFAMLAHGGGLLGGAAAFILLSPRGLKLFQCLSARNDRPPDTAA from the coding sequence GTGTTCATCGTCTCGCTGCGCCGGACCGGGAATGCCTCGCAGCGGCGGAAGCCCGCTTATGCGACCTGGACGCTGATCGCCCTGACGATCGCCGTCTACCTGCTGCAGGCCTCGCTCGGCGACAACGAGGCGTCCGAACTGATGCTGCGGTTCGGGGTGACGCCGGAGATCGTCAACGGCGGCGAGCGCCCTTATGGCGGCTTTCCGGTCTGGCTGACACCGCTGACCGCGCTGTTCCTGCACGGAAGCTGGGATCACCTCACCGGGAACATGCTCTACCTCTGGATGTTCGGCGACGACGTCGAGGACGCGCTCGGGCCGCTGCGGTTCGTGCTGCTCTATCTCCTCAGCGGCATCTGCGGCGCGATCGGCTACGTCGTTCTCGACGGTGGGGCAACGCTGCCGCTGCTGGGCGCCTCCGGCTGCGTCGCTGGCGTCGTCGCCGCCTACCTGATGCTGAAGCCCTGCGAGGGCGTGCATCTGGCCCTGCCCCGATTCGATGTCCATCTCTCCACGTCCTGGGCCGTGGGCAGTTGGGGACTGCTGCAGCTCTTCCAGGTTCTCTGGCATCGCGAGGATGAAGCCTTCGCCATGCTGGCCCACGGCGGCGGACTGCTCGGCGGCGCGGCCGCCTTCATCCTCTTGAGCCCACGCGGCCTGAAACTGTTCCAGTGCCTCTCCGCGCGCAACGACCGGCCGCCGGACACCGCGGCCTGA
- a CDS encoding enoyl-CoA hydratase/isomerase family protein, whose protein sequence is MAEPVLKYEVKNEIAYITLNRPHRRNALNDELSQALIDVWPRFEKDDDARVGILRAEGKDFCVGLDLNPGEVKNEIPHLMHQGYPRNGTEVFKPLIAAVQGNCMGGGYAFAIRGCDFTIMADTARLGFPEARAGISIAPIDYVPLMPFKISLEFMMLAYKGGRFMDAQRAYQLGVVNEVVPEAELLAAAERWAEMLKTIPQLYIKAIKRGHYKAMHMEYLQREMDYVHYIWPQQISEERKEAAASMREKRAPDYRKAKAKKTG, encoded by the coding sequence ATGGCCGAGCCCGTCCTCAAGTATGAAGTGAAGAACGAGATCGCTTACATCACGCTGAATCGCCCGCATCGGCGAAACGCGCTGAACGATGAGCTCTCGCAGGCGCTGATCGACGTCTGGCCGAGGTTTGAAAAGGATGACGACGCCCGCGTCGGCATTCTGCGTGCGGAGGGCAAGGACTTCTGCGTCGGCCTCGATCTCAATCCGGGCGAGGTGAAAAACGAAATTCCGCACCTGATGCACCAGGGTTATCCGCGCAACGGCACCGAAGTCTTCAAGCCGCTGATCGCGGCGGTGCAGGGCAACTGCATGGGCGGCGGCTATGCGTTCGCGATCCGCGGCTGCGATTTCACCATCATGGCCGACACCGCGCGGCTCGGCTTCCCTGAGGCGCGGGCTGGCATCTCGATCGCGCCGATCGACTACGTGCCGCTGATGCCGTTCAAGATCAGCCTCGAATTCATGATGCTGGCCTACAAGGGGGGCCGCTTCATGGACGCGCAGCGCGCCTATCAGCTCGGCGTCGTCAACGAGGTGGTGCCGGAGGCGGAGCTGCTTGCCGCCGCCGAACGCTGGGCGGAGATGCTGAAGACCATCCCGCAGCTCTACATCAAGGCGATCAAGCGCGGGCACTACAAGGCGATGCACATGGAGTATCTGCAGCGCGAGATGGATTACGTCCATTACATCTGGCCGCAGCAGATCAGCGAGGAACGGAAGGAAGCCGCCGCTTCGATGCGCGAGAAGCGCGCGCCGGACTACAGGAAGGCAAAGGCCAAGAAGACCGGCTGA
- a CDS encoding alpha/beta fold hydrolase produces MTVADLQDKSLASLQIKDHPTVAEWDAKAERIETPLRKGRIVWRKWGSGTPLFFFHGGSGSWTHWIRTIPELSKHYAVYAVDLPGMGDSDPFLGADLDLLPGETADIRDPLDPAWQPPPIQMPALARILAGAIETIVPSEQINLVGFSFGGMTAANVAARIPHKIRRLVLTGAAGLVPRTPTMRPLATWRFAKTEAELEQVQRQNVGILMLHNEASIDDLAVNIQMRNGMRTLSRKPPRHLTTIPALEQAKPSLAAIWGRHDSVSAWKIDEIRAMFLKIDPACQFHVVEDGGHWVAYESAAEFNKVLLEMLRR; encoded by the coding sequence ATGACCGTTGCCGATCTCCAAGACAAATCCCTCGCCTCGCTGCAGATCAAGGATCATCCGACCGTCGCCGAATGGGATGCGAAGGCGGAGCGGATCGAGACGCCGCTGCGCAAGGGCCGGATCGTCTGGCGCAAATGGGGCTCCGGCACGCCGCTGTTCTTCTTCCATGGCGGTTCGGGCTCCTGGACCCATTGGATCCGGACGATTCCGGAATTGTCGAAGCATTACGCCGTCTATGCGGTGGACCTGCCGGGCATGGGCGATTCCGATCCGTTTCTCGGCGCCGACCTCGACCTGCTCCCGGGCGAAACCGCCGACATCCGCGACCCGCTCGATCCTGCCTGGCAGCCGCCGCCGATCCAGATGCCAGCGCTGGCGCGCATCCTCGCCGGCGCGATCGAAACGATCGTGCCGAGCGAACAGATCAACCTGGTGGGCTTCTCGTTCGGCGGCATGACGGCTGCGAACGTCGCCGCCCGCATCCCGCACAAGATCCGCCGCCTGGTGCTGACGGGCGCAGCCGGTCTGGTGCCGCGCACGCCGACGATGCGACCGCTCGCCACCTGGCGCTTCGCCAAGACCGAGGCCGAGCTCGAACAGGTGCAGCGGCAGAACGTCGGCATCCTGATGTTGCACAACGAAGCTTCGATCGACGACCTCGCGGTCAACATCCAGATGCGCAATGGCATGCGTACGCTGTCGCGCAAACCGCCGCGCCACCTCACCACCATCCCGGCGCTGGAGCAGGCCAAGCCGAGCCTGGCGGCGATCTGGGGCCGCCACGATTCGGTATCCGCTTGGAAGATCGACGAAATCCGCGCCATGTTTCTGAAGATCGACCCGGCCTGCCAATTCCACGTCGTCGAGGATGGCGGACATTGGGTCGCGTATGAAAGCGCTGCCGAGTTCAATAAGGTGCTGCTTGAGATGCTGCGCCGCTGA
- a CDS encoding LysR family transcriptional regulator — translation MFDLDLLRLFVKVAELGSIAAAARAEGISPSFASRRITALEQTLNSKLVVRTTRNLMLTNAGQACLSWARDSLNRHDQLIDELSSLEGVPRGVVRVASHIYTGHTYLNETIREFRVSYPDVHFQITISDRPASLVTEGYDIAIHSGPMPEGNFVGRRIRNYGRLVCASPDFLSRHFEPAVPRDLARLDILNHSLNEPSTWHFRQEDGTVVMQPLRPILESNSYLLLRDLALKGTGVIRISENMIGNELAQGRLVRLLPKYTCVDPGGDDYAVRLVYPDRHLPFRVQLFAEHLLARWSSGRSPEDEETRTIPDVPPVVPYPTRQTERL, via the coding sequence ATGTTCGATCTGGATTTGCTTCGGTTGTTCGTGAAGGTTGCAGAGCTCGGCAGCATCGCAGCGGCAGCGCGCGCCGAAGGCATCTCGCCGTCGTTCGCCAGCCGCCGCATCACCGCGCTGGAGCAGACGCTGAACTCCAAGCTCGTGGTGCGCACGACGCGCAACCTGATGCTGACCAATGCCGGACAGGCCTGTCTGTCCTGGGCACGCGACAGCCTAAACCGACACGACCAGCTGATCGATGAACTGTCGTCGCTGGAGGGCGTGCCGCGCGGCGTGGTGCGCGTCGCCTCGCACATCTACACCGGTCACACCTATCTCAACGAGACGATCCGCGAATTCCGCGTCAGCTATCCGGACGTGCATTTCCAGATCACCATCAGCGATCGTCCTGCCAGTCTCGTCACCGAAGGCTACGACATCGCGATCCATTCCGGGCCGATGCCGGAAGGCAATTTCGTCGGCCGCAGGATCCGCAACTACGGCCGGCTGGTCTGTGCTTCGCCCGATTTCCTGTCGCGGCATTTCGAGCCGGCGGTGCCGCGCGATCTCGCCCGCCTCGACATTCTCAACCACTCGCTCAACGAGCCCTCGACCTGGCACTTCCGCCAGGAGGACGGCACGGTGGTCATGCAGCCGCTGCGGCCGATACTGGAATCGAATTCCTACCTGCTGCTGCGCGATCTCGCATTGAAGGGGACGGGCGTCATTCGCATCAGCGAAAACATGATCGGCAATGAGCTGGCGCAGGGACGGCTGGTGCGGCTGCTGCCGAAATACACCTGCGTCGATCCCGGCGGCGATGATTATGCCGTGCGTCTCGTCTACCCCGACCGGCATCTGCCGTTCCGCGTGCAACTGTTCGCCGAGCATCTGCTCGCGCGCTGGAGCAGCGGCCGGTCGCCGGAAGACGAGGAAACGCGAACCATCCCCGACGTGCCGCCGGTCGTGCCGTACCCGACACGGCAGACGGAACGGCTGTAA
- a CDS encoding uroporphyrinogen-III synthase yields MPEKLTGYRILILETREEAQFSRLLKDQGADVMQCPMFTIKDAPDPAPVEAWIKRFIDQPCDDLVLTTGEGLRRIMTVVRKRDLEQPFIAALARTRTLARGPKPGRALRELGLEAQVTTEKPTSEGIVETLAKLDLAGHRLALQLYPERDHSALIKAITARGATVDPVLPYIYDSQAAEAHIVNAIEEMAAGRVDAIALTSSGQVRRLVDAAKANRLEARLREAMANTPVASIGPVVSEELTAFGFKTDIAPDNEAFFMRPLIAAMASSLAQSAPRNRSVGK; encoded by the coding sequence ATGCCCGAGAAACTGACCGGCTATCGCATCCTGATTCTGGAAACGCGCGAGGAGGCGCAGTTCTCGCGGCTGCTGAAGGATCAAGGCGCCGACGTGATGCAGTGCCCGATGTTCACCATCAAGGACGCGCCGGATCCCGCGCCGGTCGAGGCCTGGATCAAGCGCTTCATCGACCAGCCCTGCGACGATCTCGTGCTGACGACCGGCGAAGGCCTGCGGCGGATCATGACGGTGGTGCGCAAGCGCGACCTCGAACAACCGTTCATTGCCGCCCTGGCCCGCACGCGGACACTTGCGCGCGGGCCGAAGCCCGGCCGGGCGTTGCGCGAACTCGGTCTGGAAGCGCAGGTGACGACGGAGAAGCCGACCTCGGAGGGCATCGTCGAGACGCTCGCCAAGCTCGATCTTGCAGGCCATCGGCTGGCGCTGCAGCTCTATCCGGAACGCGATCACTCCGCGCTGATCAAGGCCATCACGGCGCGCGGCGCGACCGTCGATCCCGTGCTGCCCTACATCTATGACAGCCAGGCTGCAGAGGCGCACATCGTCAACGCCATCGAGGAGATGGCGGCGGGTCGCGTCGATGCGATCGCACTGACGAGTTCCGGCCAGGTGCGGCGGCTGGTGGATGCCGCCAAGGCGAACCGCCTGGAAGCGCGGTTGCGCGAGGCGATGGCAAACACCCCCGTCGCCTCGATCGGTCCCGTCGTCTCGGAGGAACTGACGGCGTTCGGCTTCAAGACCGACATCGCGCCGGACAATGAGGCCTTCTTCATGCGTCCGCTGATCGCGGCGATGGCGTCGAGCCTCGCGCAGTCGGCGCCGCGTAACCGCTCCGTCGGCAAGTAA
- a CDS encoding tripartite tricarboxylate transporter permease yields the protein MDTIALVAHGFGVALQPVNLLYCFIGVFIGTLVGVLPGIGPVSAMSLLLPVTLAGTPESGIIMMAGIYYGSMYGGSTTSILVNIPGEAASVVTCIDGHEMAKKGRAGPALGISALGSFIAGTFAIILLMLVAPRLAEVAIAFGPAEYFSLMVLGLVMLTFLTQGSMAKALLMACLGVVLGLVGLDSINAQPRLTFGSIHLIDGIGIVPLVMGLFGVAEVLFNTEQSLKRDIVSANIGNLLPNKEDWKRSFGPIGRGTVLGFFLGVLPGGGAVVASFGSYAIEKRLSRHPEQFGKGAIEGVAGPEAANNAAAGGAFIPLMTLGIPPNVVMALLLGAFIIHGLQPGPLMIAQNPGLFWGIIASMYIGNFMLLVLNLPLIGMWVKLLKLPYNVLFPLIILFTIIGVYASGNNVFDIYVMIFFGIFGYFMRKFGFEPAPLVLAFVLGPLLENNLRKALILSQGDLVTFVSRPISGVCLVIAALLLLGPLLPSLRKKREVVALDSEAS from the coding sequence ATGGATACGATTGCACTCGTCGCACACGGCTTCGGCGTCGCGCTTCAGCCGGTCAATCTGCTCTACTGCTTCATCGGCGTCTTCATCGGCACGCTGGTCGGCGTGCTGCCGGGCATCGGCCCGGTCTCGGCGATGTCGCTGCTGCTGCCGGTTACGCTCGCCGGCACGCCGGAGTCCGGCATCATCATGATGGCCGGCATCTACTACGGTTCGATGTATGGCGGCTCCACCACCTCGATCCTGGTCAACATCCCGGGCGAGGCGGCCTCGGTCGTCACCTGTATCGACGGCCACGAGATGGCCAAGAAGGGACGCGCCGGTCCCGCGCTCGGCATCTCGGCGCTGGGTTCGTTCATCGCCGGGACCTTCGCGATCATTCTGCTGATGCTGGTTGCGCCGCGGCTTGCGGAAGTGGCGATCGCGTTCGGCCCGGCCGAATACTTCAGTCTGATGGTGCTCGGCCTGGTCATGCTGACCTTCCTCACCCAGGGGTCGATGGCGAAGGCGTTGCTGATGGCCTGTCTCGGCGTCGTGCTGGGGCTCGTCGGCCTCGACAGCATCAACGCGCAGCCGCGGCTGACCTTCGGCAGCATCCATCTGATCGACGGCATCGGCATCGTGCCGCTGGTGATGGGCTTGTTCGGCGTCGCCGAAGTGCTGTTCAACACCGAGCAGTCGCTGAAGCGTGACATCGTCTCGGCCAATATCGGCAACCTGCTGCCGAACAAGGAAGACTGGAAGCGCAGCTTCGGCCCGATCGGCCGCGGCACCGTGCTCGGCTTCTTCCTCGGCGTGCTGCCGGGCGGCGGCGCGGTGGTGGCGTCGTTCGGCTCCTATGCGATCGAGAAGCGTCTGTCGCGCCATCCGGAGCAGTTCGGCAAGGGCGCGATCGAGGGCGTCGCCGGACCTGAGGCGGCCAACAACGCGGCGGCGGGCGGTGCCTTCATTCCGCTGATGACGCTCGGCATTCCGCCGAACGTGGTGATGGCGCTGCTGCTCGGCGCGTTCATCATCCACGGTCTGCAGCCGGGACCGTTGATGATCGCGCAGAACCCGGGCCTGTTCTGGGGCATCATCGCCAGCATGTACATCGGCAACTTCATGCTGCTGGTGCTCAACCTGCCGCTGATCGGCATGTGGGTGAAGCTGTTGAAGCTGCCCTACAACGTGCTGTTCCCGCTGATCATCCTGTTCACGATCATCGGCGTTTACGCCTCGGGCAACAACGTGTTCGACATCTACGTGATGATCTTCTTCGGCATCTTCGGCTACTTCATGCGCAAGTTCGGCTTCGAGCCGGCGCCGCTGGTGCTGGCGTTCGTGCTCGGTCCGCTGCTCGAGAACAACCTGCGCAAGGCGTTGATCCTGTCGCAGGGCGATCTCGTGACCTTCGTGTCGCGACCGATCTCCGGCGTCTGCCTCGTGATCGCGGCGCTGCTGTTGCTCGGTCCGCTGCTGCCGTCGCTGCGCAAGAAGCGTGAGGTCGTGGCGCTCGATTCCGAAGCGTCGTAA
- a CDS encoding tripartite tricarboxylate transporter TctB family protein: protein MKIDNTELWAGIFGLALSAFVVWSGYALQLGTIHDPGSGYVMFYAGLLMVLFSLIILLSAIKEGGPTFRSLWQNVLWTKPLIVIAALVVFTVLFEPLGFLISTTLLLIVLLRVIDPVPWGKAVAIAALVPLVCWYVLDKLLLIQLPSGLLKIG, encoded by the coding sequence GTGAAAATCGACAACACCGAACTGTGGGCCGGCATCTTCGGCCTCGCATTGAGTGCCTTCGTCGTCTGGTCGGGCTATGCATTGCAGCTCGGCACGATCCATGATCCCGGCTCCGGCTATGTGATGTTCTATGCCGGGCTGCTGATGGTGCTGTTCTCGCTCATCATCCTGCTCTCGGCGATCAAGGAGGGCGGCCCGACCTTCCGCTCGCTGTGGCAGAACGTGCTGTGGACCAAGCCGCTGATCGTCATCGCGGCGCTGGTCGTGTTTACGGTGTTGTTCGAGCCGCTCGGCTTCCTGATCTCGACCACGCTGCTGCTGATCGTGCTGTTGCGGGTGATCGATCCGGTGCCGTGGGGCAAGGCGGTCGCGATCGCGGCGCTGGTGCCGCTGGTCTGCTGGTACGTGCTCGACAAGCTGCTGCTCATCCAATTGCCCTCGGGCCTCCTCAAGATCGGCTAA
- a CDS encoding efflux RND transporter periplasmic adaptor subunit, with protein MASTTRIVSIAVILAALAAGGYYTFGGKGGQSPQQHGGMPPPDVGVIDVKSADVPLTLAYAGRVAGFRTVEIRSMVSGTIMKREYIEGARVRQGDVLFRIDERPYKAAFDRANAQLAQAKATSLQAEENFKRIEELNAKQVATPKQLEDARAARDQARAAIKSAEADIETARLNLEFTVVKAPVSGPTSLLSPPEGSIAQAQQTVLTTITQLDPAYVNFSVTDAEYREFRELSEGRNKPLGDDDISVSVQFGDGTTYPQNGKVIMSSQNVDLRTGTVQIRTVFPNSDGVILPGQFVRVTLKGITLPKAIVIPQQAVSQGPQGTFVFAVNAQGAAEVRPVKLDREIGTGWVVREGLKEGDKIIVDGVMRVRPGAPVKASPYQPKQNGAAKAADAKSADAKPADTKAAGAKPEAKTADAKPADAKSADAKPASADAKPNEAKK; from the coding sequence ATGGCTAGCACTACACGCATCGTCAGCATCGCTGTCATCCTCGCTGCGCTCGCCGCGGGCGGATATTACACCTTCGGCGGCAAGGGCGGACAGTCGCCGCAACAGCACGGCGGCATGCCGCCGCCGGATGTCGGCGTGATCGACGTCAAGAGCGCCGATGTACCGCTCACGCTCGCCTATGCCGGCCGCGTCGCGGGTTTCCGCACCGTCGAGATCCGCTCGATGGTGTCCGGCACCATCATGAAGCGTGAATACATCGAGGGCGCGCGCGTGCGCCAGGGCGACGTGCTGTTCCGGATCGACGAGCGTCCCTACAAGGCCGCCTTCGATCGCGCCAACGCGCAGCTCGCACAGGCGAAGGCCACCTCGCTGCAGGCGGAAGAAAACTTCAAGCGCATCGAGGAGCTCAACGCCAAGCAGGTGGCGACGCCGAAGCAGCTCGAGGACGCTCGCGCCGCGCGCGACCAGGCGCGCGCAGCGATCAAGTCGGCCGAGGCCGATATCGAGACCGCCCGTCTCAATCTCGAGTTTACCGTGGTCAAGGCGCCGGTCTCCGGCCCGACCAGCCTGCTGTCGCCGCCGGAAGGCTCGATCGCCCAGGCGCAGCAGACGGTGCTGACGACCATCACCCAGCTCGACCCGGCCTACGTCAACTTCTCCGTCACCGATGCCGAGTACCGCGAGTTCCGTGAACTCAGCGAAGGCCGCAACAAGCCGCTCGGCGACGACGACATCTCGGTCTCGGTCCAGTTCGGCGACGGCACCACCTACCCGCAGAACGGCAAGGTGATCATGTCGTCGCAGAACGTCGATCTGCGCACCGGCACGGTGCAGATCCGCACCGTGTTCCCGAACAGCGACGGCGTGATCCTGCCCGGCCAGTTCGTGCGCGTGACCCTCAAGGGCATCACCTTGCCGAAGGCCATCGTGATCCCGCAGCAGGCGGTCAGCCAGGGTCCGCAAGGGACCTTCGTGTTCGCCGTCAATGCGCAAGGCGCAGCCGAGGTGCGGCCGGTCAAACTCGACCGCGAGATCGGCACCGGCTGGGTGGTCCGCGAAGGATTGAAAGAAGGCGACAAGATCATCGTCGATGGCGTGATGCGCGTGCGTCCCGGCGCGCCGGTGAAGGCCTCCCCCTACCAGCCGAAGCAGAACGGGGCGGCCAAGGCGGCCGACGCGAAATCTGCTGACGCCAAACCCGCTGACACGAAGGCCGCCGGTGCCAAGCCTGAGGCCAAGACGGCCGATGCGAAGCCTGCGGATGCCAAATCTGCCGACGCGAAGCCCGCATCGGCCGACGCCAAACCGAACGAGGCGAAGAAATGA